In one window of Gymnodinialimonas phycosphaerae DNA:
- a CDS encoding rhomboid family intramembrane serine protease, with protein MARARKTTTDEAETLSAGPTLPSSAPLYHPSAPWLLATMVALMSIVELGLLGSDYGLWGSSRLRQSAYEWYGFWPGLLQGWDPNYTLQPYTMFLSYAGLHGGPGHLAMNMITLWSLGAEIIARVGRLRFIVLYLGTAIGGAAGYGLLATTIQPMVGASGALFGLAGGLMAWAYVDRFTARAGLWPIARVAALLIAINIAMYWALDGQLAWQTHLGGFLAGWVLAMLIDPRGRPADP; from the coding sequence ATGGCACGCGCGCGCAAGACCACCACCGATGAAGCCGAGACCCTGTCTGCCGGGCCGACGCTGCCGTCATCCGCGCCTCTATACCACCCCTCCGCGCCGTGGCTTCTGGCGACGATGGTCGCCCTCATGAGTATTGTCGAACTGGGGCTTCTGGGCAGTGACTATGGTCTTTGGGGCAGCTCCCGCCTGCGCCAGTCCGCCTATGAATGGTATGGGTTCTGGCCGGGCCTGCTGCAGGGGTGGGATCCCAATTACACCCTGCAACCCTATACGATGTTTCTCAGTTACGCGGGCCTGCATGGCGGACCGGGGCATCTGGCCATGAACATGATCACCCTGTGGTCGCTGGGGGCCGAAATCATCGCCCGTGTGGGTCGGCTCCGGTTCATTGTGCTGTACCTTGGCACCGCCATAGGCGGGGCGGCGGGCTACGGGCTTTTGGCAACGACGATCCAGCCCATGGTCGGCGCATCGGGGGCCTTGTTCGGCCTTGCGGGGGGGCTGATGGCCTGGGCCTACGTGGATCGGTTCACAGCCCGCGCCGGGTTGTGGCCGATTGCGCGGGTGGCCGCCCTGCTGATCGCGATCAACATCGCGATGTATTGGGCCCTTGATGGTCAACTGGCGTGGCAGACACACCTTGGGGGGTTCCTTGCGGGTTGGGTGCTGGCCATGCTGATCGACCCCCGCGGGCGCCCTGCCGACCCGTGA
- a CDS encoding glycosyltransferase family 2 protein produces the protein MSICITLCTRGRPQMLARCLSSLCPAIARMSEPVFVVVVENDTEVQSRDIVMSFTDRLDIHYAQEVEPGIPFARNRAIETALSIGFDWLIFIDDDEWVAEDWLTTFTAARNTYPDAEVLTGPVLRDYPANAPGWLPHSGRAGHATGTRLPAAATNNTMVAARLFRPDGLAMRLNEQMRYTGGSDTEFFLRFSRKGGQVIWVEEARVFEEYPDNRSTLSWHIQRNIRRASGGVMIERMHGQSKLRYVVPRVGQCLYLGLGRIVQGTGQMLFGRRRGRDQMTKGLLSLASAWGYLRGLFNLQSNPYQRIDGY, from the coding sequence ATGAGCATTTGCATTACCCTCTGCACGCGGGGACGGCCACAGATGCTGGCGCGCTGCCTCTCCTCCCTGTGCCCTGCGATCGCCCGCATGTCCGAGCCGGTTTTCGTCGTGGTGGTCGAAAACGATACTGAGGTGCAATCGCGCGATATCGTCATGAGCTTCACGGATCGGCTGGATATCCATTACGCCCAAGAGGTCGAGCCGGGCATCCCCTTTGCCCGAAACCGGGCGATAGAAACGGCCCTGAGCATCGGATTTGACTGGTTGATCTTCATCGATGACGACGAATGGGTGGCTGAGGATTGGCTGACAACCTTCACCGCAGCCCGCAACACCTATCCCGACGCCGAGGTGCTGACCGGTCCAGTATTACGCGACTACCCGGCCAATGCCCCTGGCTGGCTGCCCCACTCGGGCCGGGCAGGCCATGCGACGGGGACGCGCCTGCCCGCGGCCGCGACCAACAACACAATGGTCGCAGCCCGCCTGTTCCGCCCCGACGGGCTGGCGATGCGATTGAACGAACAGATGCGATATACCGGCGGGTCGGATACGGAATTCTTTTTGCGCTTCAGCCGCAAAGGCGGACAGGTCATCTGGGTCGAAGAGGCGCGGGTCTTCGAGGAATATCCCGACAACCGCTCCACCCTGAGCTGGCATATCCAGCGCAATATCCGCCGCGCCAGTGGTGGGGTGATGATCGAGCGGATGCACGGCCAATCCAAGCTGCGCTACGTTGTACCACGGGTCGGACAGTGTCTGTATCTGGGTTTGGGGCGCATCGTTCAGGGAACGGGGCAGATGCTCTTTGGGCGGCGCAGGGGCCGGGACCAGATGACGAAAGGCCTGCTCAGCCTGGCCAGCGCTTGGGGATATCTGCGTGGGCTGTTCAACCTGCAATCGAACCCGTACCAGCGGATCGATGGATACTAG
- a CDS encoding glycosyltransferase family 2 protein — MTSADPILTIIMVSYNTRDLTLTAIRTCLETTRQTSFRLVVLDNASSDGSADAIAEAFAHEDRVELIRSDENLGFAKANNVVAAQVDTEFLLLLNPDTECHAGAVDNLVGFARETPQAGIWGGRTVFADGSLNIASCWNRITPWSMLCRAIRLDALFRGSEFFNPEAIGGWKRDSVREVDIVVGCFLLIQRELWQRLGGFDLKYFMYGEEADLCLRAAQMGYRPMITRSGSV, encoded by the coding sequence ATGACGTCTGCCGATCCAATCCTGACCATCATCATGGTCAGCTATAACACCCGCGACCTGACCCTGACCGCGATCCGCACGTGTCTGGAGACGACGCGGCAGACATCCTTCAGGCTGGTGGTTCTGGATAACGCGTCCAGCGATGGCTCTGCCGATGCAATCGCCGAGGCCTTTGCCCATGAGGACCGGGTCGAGCTGATCCGTTCCGACGAAAATCTGGGCTTTGCCAAGGCCAACAACGTGGTGGCAGCCCAGGTGGACACCGAGTTTCTGCTGCTGCTCAACCCCGATACGGAATGCCATGCGGGGGCGGTGGACAATTTGGTCGGTTTCGCGCGCGAAACCCCGCAGGCGGGCATCTGGGGCGGGCGCACGGTGTTTGCGGACGGCAGCCTGAACATTGCCTCGTGCTGGAACCGGATCACGCCGTGGAGCATGTTATGCCGCGCGATCCGGTTGGACGCGCTGTTTCGCGGATCCGAGTTTTTCAACCCAGAGGCCATCGGCGGCTGGAAGCGCGACAGCGTGCGTGAGGTCGACATCGTGGTCGGGTGTTTTCTGCTGATCCAGCGGGAGTTGTGGCAGAGGCTGGGGGGGTTCGATCTGAAATACTTCATGTATGGGGAGGAGGCCGATCTCTGCCTGCGCGCGGCCCAGATGGGGTATCGGCCGATGATCACCAGATCAGGGTCAGTCTGA
- a CDS encoding replication initiator protein A, whose translation MTPQPTTRDFFVCDFFAAVPKHDLASMEHPIFSLSTRPDRRILSYEHRGTEITITPSVKGRATIFDADILIFCISQLMAAINVGRATSRTLTLTAHDLLLATGRETSGDAYRRLKDAFERLAGTRITTNIATGPKADPVEVTSGFGLIEAWEIVRKTRDTKRGGGRMISVSVTLSDWLYNAVLSKSVLTLSREYFSLRKPLERRLYEIARKHCGAQPAWQVSVAVLAKKSGSNSPIRVFRAMLREIIKSDRLPDYELVEEPGDLIRITPRAVVEDIGTGPVLSPDALEQARAIAPGWDVYALEANWRGVWAATGRPRLRSPDKAFLGWVKKHALK comes from the coding sequence ATGACCCCCCAACCCACCACGCGCGATTTCTTCGTCTGCGATTTCTTCGCGGCCGTGCCCAAGCACGATCTGGCGAGCATGGAGCATCCGATCTTCTCGCTTTCCACCCGGCCCGATCGCCGGATCCTGTCCTACGAGCATCGCGGCACCGAAATCACCATCACGCCAAGCGTGAAGGGCCGCGCCACGATCTTCGACGCCGATATCCTGATCTTCTGCATCAGCCAGCTGATGGCGGCGATCAACGTCGGCCGCGCGACCTCGCGGACGCTGACGCTGACGGCCCATGACCTGCTGCTGGCCACGGGCCGCGAGACCTCGGGCGATGCGTACCGCCGCCTCAAGGACGCGTTCGAGCGGCTGGCGGGCACGCGGATCACCACCAACATCGCGACCGGCCCCAAGGCGGACCCGGTTGAGGTGACCTCGGGCTTCGGTCTGATCGAGGCCTGGGAGATCGTGCGCAAGACACGGGACACAAAAAGGGGCGGCGGCCGGATGATCAGCGTGTCGGTGACGTTGTCCGATTGGCTCTATAATGCGGTGCTGTCCAAGTCTGTCCTGACGCTGAGCCGCGAGTATTTCTCTTTGCGCAAACCCCTGGAGCGGCGGCTCTACGAGATCGCGCGCAAGCATTGCGGGGCGCAGCCCGCCTGGCAGGTATCTGTGGCCGTGCTGGCGAAAAAATCAGGCTCTAATTCGCCCATCAGGGTCTTCCGCGCGATGTTGCGCGAGATCATCAAGAGCGATCGCCTGCCCGATTACGAGCTGGTCGAAGAGCCCGGTGATCTGATCCGCATCACGCCCCGCGCGGTGGTCGAGGATATTGGCACAGGCCCGGTGCTGTCGCCGGACGCCCTGGAGCAGGCCCGCGCGATCGCACCGGGCTGGGACGTCTATGCGCTGGAGGCAAACTGGCGTGGGGTTTGGGCGGCGACGGGGCGTCCGCGCCTGCGTTCGCCCGACAAGGCGTTTTTGGGATGGGTGAAGAAACACGCGCTCAAGTAG